A region of Streptomyces sp. NBC_00654 DNA encodes the following proteins:
- a CDS encoding WXG100 family type VII secretion target, with translation MTDAEHIAVDFRTLQHLAGELEDILKQLNQRLALLYERTEKVVLTWDGEAREAFVSSLDRWSTDMADLQARQAWLHEVVTTAHTNYSSAHRAVLRGWGAA, from the coding sequence GTGACCGACGCCGAGCACATAGCCGTCGACTTCCGCACGCTGCAGCATCTGGCCGGTGAACTGGAGGACATCCTCAAGCAGTTGAACCAGCGGCTCGCCCTGCTGTACGAGCGGACCGAGAAGGTGGTGCTCACCTGGGACGGCGAGGCGCGGGAGGCGTTCGTCTCCTCGCTGGACCGCTGGAGCACCGACATGGCGGACCTCCAGGCACGGCAGGCCTGGCTGCACGAGGTCGTCACCACGGCCCACACCAACTACAGCTCCGCCCACCGGGCCGTCCTGCGCGGCTGGGGCGCCGCCTGA
- a CDS encoding DUF4291 domain-containing protein, with protein sequence MNVPPPYEIRARHSASTVTVYQAYPPSIGLPAARDGRFPAAWKRDRMTWIKPSFLWMMYRCGWGTKEGQETVLAVEITREGFAWALENAELSHYVRGVHSDQAAWKRALRSAPARVQWDPERDLRLDPLPYRSLQLGLSGEAARRYADEWTVSVRDVTGLAHEIHGLVRAGEWDGAAGLLPRETPLACLNAPRPVPASP encoded by the coding sequence ATGAACGTTCCGCCCCCGTACGAGATCCGCGCCCGGCACTCGGCCTCCACCGTCACCGTCTACCAGGCCTACCCGCCCTCCATCGGTCTGCCCGCCGCGCGGGACGGACGGTTCCCCGCCGCCTGGAAGCGCGACCGTATGACCTGGATCAAGCCGAGCTTCCTGTGGATGATGTACCGCTGCGGCTGGGGGACGAAGGAGGGGCAGGAGACCGTTCTCGCCGTGGAGATCACCCGCGAGGGATTCGCGTGGGCGCTGGAGAACGCCGAACTCTCGCACTACGTCAGGGGCGTTCACTCCGATCAGGCCGCATGGAAGCGCGCCCTCCGCAGCGCCCCCGCCCGCGTCCAGTGGGACCCGGAGCGCGACCTGCGCCTCGATCCGCTCCCGTACCGCTCCCTCCAGCTGGGCCTGAGCGGCGAGGCGGCGCGGCGGTACGCCGACGAGTGGACGGTGTCCGTACGGGACGTGACCGGGCTCGCGCACGAGATCCACGGGCTCGTCCGCGCGGGCGAGTGGGACGGCGCGGCCGGACTGCTCCCGCGGGAGACCCCGCTCGCATGCCTCAACGCACCCCGGCCCGTGCCGGCCAGCCCGTGA
- a CDS encoding RNase A-like domain-containing protein: MPATPQAPGLPEPSPGKLVDPQGKDISQHDTGSAKRALVKEVEDLRPAAGPGPGPGGGFDVQPPHLYYTSYLIRNLQFAFKEHPDRLLDSLRGHGHACGTGRGPSAFTTAYDKVCRLYLQVWAKSVVSIGGASVGLTMTSNNYVAAEYASNPQAGPPPAPKALPGVISRAPSYGDVTGLGWHDGGGGGPLGDQIVDGAAEIVSFIGKMLLRPILKYALRHGRVAEITPGGDDSELPKVAQAWRQIADDARKSGGDLDGAIGYITNNAPGQDEWQGAMHQFCSSLWGTTPYGNANLHNRSWKHDGRQQPVLSVLSDSAREIARALDEFKTKVSRVRQEITDVYKQAAKDLVDHESFKSAGETIFKVVGANIVGLAEQFIENIDTNRLNAAVDAYNRETEALADILLALEPALNEALLSAPTYEAEEARAQAIGARALDEFKQPAKYTVPGGSATAHAYPIDLANQENMAGSHPVDKHVGKTDEQLQQRLRDDLKANGEIRPSAASTYATLADAQQITQAVIDKESPRIAAWLAGNPPGNTLPLPHYDAPDDAVTGRTVPKTGPHTYGAPTYATGAKVILRRLPGSNPPSFVVLTSYPD, encoded by the coding sequence ATGCCGGCCACGCCCCAGGCGCCGGGGCTGCCCGAGCCCAGCCCCGGGAAGCTGGTGGACCCGCAGGGCAAGGACATCTCGCAGCACGACACCGGGTCGGCCAAACGGGCACTGGTCAAGGAGGTCGAGGATCTCCGGCCCGCGGCGGGCCCGGGGCCCGGCCCCGGTGGAGGTTTCGACGTCCAGCCGCCGCACCTCTACTACACCTCGTACCTGATCCGGAACCTCCAGTTCGCCTTCAAGGAGCACCCGGACCGCCTGCTCGACTCCCTGAGAGGCCACGGCCACGCGTGCGGCACGGGCAGGGGTCCCTCGGCCTTCACCACCGCGTACGACAAGGTCTGCCGTCTCTACCTCCAGGTCTGGGCGAAGTCGGTGGTCTCCATCGGCGGCGCCTCGGTCGGTCTGACCATGACGTCGAACAACTACGTGGCCGCCGAGTACGCCTCCAACCCGCAGGCAGGCCCTCCCCCGGCCCCCAAGGCGTTACCCGGCGTGATCTCCAGGGCCCCGTCGTACGGAGACGTCACCGGCCTCGGCTGGCACGACGGCGGGGGCGGCGGTCCGCTGGGCGACCAGATCGTCGACGGCGCCGCCGAGATCGTGTCCTTCATCGGGAAGATGCTGCTGCGGCCGATCCTCAAGTACGCGCTGCGGCACGGACGCGTCGCGGAGATCACGCCCGGCGGGGACGACTCCGAGCTGCCGAAGGTGGCGCAGGCCTGGCGGCAGATCGCGGACGACGCGCGGAAGTCGGGCGGCGACCTCGACGGCGCGATCGGCTACATCACCAACAACGCGCCGGGCCAGGACGAGTGGCAGGGTGCGATGCACCAGTTCTGCTCCAGCCTCTGGGGCACCACCCCCTACGGCAACGCGAATCTGCACAACCGCAGCTGGAAGCACGACGGCCGGCAGCAGCCGGTGCTGAGCGTCCTCAGCGACTCCGCGCGGGAGATCGCCAGGGCCCTCGACGAGTTCAAGACCAAGGTGTCGCGGGTCCGGCAGGAGATCACGGACGTCTACAAGCAGGCCGCCAAGGACCTCGTCGACCACGAGTCGTTCAAGTCGGCCGGGGAGACGATCTTCAAGGTGGTCGGCGCGAACATCGTCGGTCTCGCCGAGCAGTTCATCGAGAACATCGACACCAACCGCCTCAATGCGGCCGTCGATGCCTACAACCGGGAGACCGAGGCCCTCGCCGACATCCTGCTGGCGCTCGAACCGGCCCTGAACGAGGCCCTCCTCAGCGCCCCCACCTACGAGGCGGAGGAGGCGCGGGCGCAGGCGATCGGCGCGCGGGCACTCGACGAGTTCAAGCAGCCCGCGAAGTACACCGTGCCGGGAGGCTCCGCCACGGCCCACGCCTACCCCATCGACCTGGCGAACCAGGAGAACATGGCCGGCTCCCACCCCGTCGACAAGCACGTGGGCAAGACGGACGAGCAGCTGCAACAGCGGCTGCGCGACGACCTCAAGGCCAACGGGGAGATCAGGCCGTCCGCCGCGTCCACGTACGCCACCCTCGCCGATGCCCAGCAGATCACCCAGGCGGTCATCGACAAGGAGAGCCCGCGGATCGCCGCCTGGCTCGCGGGCAACCCGCCCGGCAACACACTGCCGCTGCCCCATTACGACGCCCCGGACGACGCGGTGACCGGCAGGACGGTCCCCAAGACCGGTCCGCACACCTACGGCGCCCCGACCTACGCGACCGGCGCGAAGGTCATCCTTCGTAGACTGCCGGGCAGCAACCCTCCCTCCTTCGTCGTGCTCACCTCGTACCCGGACTAG
- a CDS encoding DUF981 domain-containing protein yields MIPPLTPLAASGLKIDWNQMPTYNTIMSVAAGAGLLLVVALGRQLLTPGRTITPDGWVLAFGALGFTLVTTGLHMTLTWPLAGQGFPFDNIIFGEPALAFGVFLLAACFYLWKRGGELADDPDRVVRTARVAAPISLFVFGLGLACFGIAAAGWKYTLFAAPPEEPISGEFADWPMLEASFMSGLYVLVGIGALLFPFALRRPRTWLVPVVGVVWALAGLAFLLFGGLNYFTHIGLIVNTM; encoded by the coding sequence ATGATCCCCCCTCTCACCCCCCTCGCGGCATCCGGTCTGAAGATCGACTGGAACCAGATGCCGACGTACAACACGATCATGTCGGTGGCGGCCGGCGCCGGGCTGCTGCTCGTGGTGGCCCTGGGGCGTCAACTCCTCACGCCGGGCCGCACCATCACCCCCGACGGCTGGGTGCTGGCCTTCGGGGCCCTCGGCTTCACGCTGGTCACCACGGGCCTCCATATGACCCTGACCTGGCCCCTCGCCGGACAGGGCTTCCCGTTCGACAACATCATCTTCGGCGAACCGGCGCTCGCCTTCGGCGTGTTCCTCCTCGCCGCGTGCTTCTACCTCTGGAAGCGCGGCGGTGAACTCGCCGACGACCCCGACCGCGTCGTCCGCACGGCCAGGGTCGCCGCCCCCATCTCCCTCTTCGTCTTCGGACTCGGCCTCGCCTGCTTCGGTATCGCCGCCGCCGGATGGAAGTACACCCTCTTCGCCGCCCCGCCCGAGGAGCCCATCTCCGGGGAGTTCGCCGACTGGCCGATGCTCGAAGCGAGCTTCATGTCCGGGCTGTACGTCCTCGTGGGCATCGGCGCGCTCCTGTTCCCGTTCGCCCTGCGCCGGCCCAGGACCTGGCTGGTCCCGGTCGTCGGCGTCGTGTGGGCGCTGGCCGGACTCGCCTTCCTGCTCTTCGGCGGGCTCAACTACTTCACCCACATCGGCCTCATCGTCAACACCATGTGA
- a CDS encoding WXG100 family type VII secretion target gives MVVVNPDLGTPDDDGLKKLAADLDEMQRHLDSQVRRMDGVVDRIQARWQGPTGTAYRTLHNGAARDAVRIRETLRVLEEAVRLSRDGFTEQELDILARMRRVQDDTDVAREADALQSPAPAPEPGPRSRVHDL, from the coding sequence ATGGTGGTGGTCAATCCTGACCTCGGCACGCCCGATGACGACGGGCTGAAGAAGCTGGCCGCCGACCTCGACGAGATGCAGCGTCATCTCGACAGCCAGGTCCGGCGCATGGACGGAGTGGTGGACCGCATCCAGGCCCGCTGGCAGGGGCCCACCGGGACGGCGTACCGCACCCTGCACAACGGCGCGGCCCGGGACGCGGTGCGGATCCGCGAGACGTTGCGCGTCCTGGAGGAGGCCGTCCGCCTCAGCCGTGACGGCTTCACCGAGCAGGAGCTCGACATCCTCGCCCGGATGCGCCGGGTCCAGGACGACACGGACGTCGCACGTGAGGCGGACGCGCTCCAGTCGCCCGCCCCCGCCCCGGAACCCGGCCCGCGCAGTCGCGTTCACGACCTGTAG